GGCTATAGAGTTGATAAGTAGAACATTAGATGATCCATAACATGCTTTCTAGAACTGCTATGACTAGTCTCTGCAGATGCACTTAGTTTGATGAGTTACCTACTAAATAAATCCCCATTGATCGTGGTTGGATGTCGGACTCTCGAAAAAGTGTGATAAGATAACATTACTAATTACTCTATTATTGGAATATTTGATTGTCCATGTTATGTTTGAATGAGTGATGATAAGCTTGATGGAAAGGTAATAAAATGCATGTTCCTAAGTTATATACTAGGTGAACAAAGCTAACATCTATTTAATCTATTATCAGTAGAGAAATTACATTCGACAAGTATTTAGTACTTTTGGATAGGAGTGTTTATAGCAATATTCTTATGGATTTGAATGATGTTAAGCTCAATGTGAAGATGTAACAAGAACTCCTTAGGTAATTGGTAATGGTGAAGTAATCAACATATTTGGTGTTTGTGGTAAGATGAAGCTTATAGAGCCAATAATTGATGTAACTATTGAATTTGACGAAGTTTGTATTTGATCTCCTAATACATGGAAACACttatggttttgctttatttgagGTTGAGGAGATTGTGTCAGAAAATTATTGTGAAGTAGTTAAAGGTATATGTGGAGTTGGTGTTTAGATGAGGTCCACATTTATGGTGGTTGTAACTTTTTGCGAAAAGTATCCATGAGGTGATTTTTTGTGAACTTCACCTTGAAGCAAGTGTTGAAGCCaataagggcgcgcatgacaaaatttctatttctcgatttctctgtttctctgttccccggaacaaatttggaatagaaatccatttgtaacgtagtttgatttctctatttctgaaacagatttctattccagaaatagagaaattgaagaaatcagaagctgaaatttttaacttctcgcCTAAAATAGAAACcagaaactgaaatcaaactatataaaagaacattgcgctttcttgctaatttaattcactcataaccacaacttcacaaattattgctaattttctttttcttattttgctcatgTTATTTTtcgcattttttttctttttctttttctttttttgataacttcctctttaggatgaaaggcaatcgaatgagtgcccaattttcaaaaacgaccaaagttcttaaatgcttacttaaaaacaatggggctttttcctcctagaaaaggcacgcgcatgactagttgaagaaaaagttcttacgtaatagatgaataaaaaacgtgcctagaaatttaaccttatttttttacggattcaaaattcttgcaaaatcaaaataattagattgttacacaatcttgaattttaattcgaaggcaagaaattcaagagaatctctctttgctatgcaagggccattaaaggttcattgagtaacaataaagaaattagggatgagcaactctactgattcaattcgagaatcaaaataaaccgaccttcccccgattggtttctaaccataaacgttactttaaggtagaattcttatatattcatttacaccattaattttattttgttgataatcttatataatactagtttttgataaaatgacaaggttGTATAGGCGTCATTGATGGCATTCATATTCATGCTGCCGCAAGTATTGTCCGAACCTACGTatgatgagcttgcaaacgatacattgaccgaggagggaaaccaaataaatacgcttaggaaaataattgctaataaaatggcaaaggataataatatgccggaaatttcatgaaattgtattttcaacttttgtaatgtattagtattatttcgactattattttatatttgaggatttcctatgttgttttagtattatttcgactattgttttgtatttgaggattttctatgttgttatctaatcaatttctattcctagaaatataaatttcgttctgttatcaaacgaatttctgttttagaaatagaaattttgagtcattatcaaacgggtttctttgctcagaaacttgtctagggaatagaaattaagaaattggtttataaccagaaatcaatttctgtttcagaaactttgtcatgcgcagcctaaatATTATGATAAGATTTGTGCgagattaagagattatttcGTGAGGAATTATGAAGCTAAATATTAGATGTAATTAATACTTGGAAAACACAGCATTTGAGTGACTCAAATGTGGAATTAATCATTGTTGTTCCACTTAATCTATATTAAAATTCTTTACTCTCTTCGTGAACGTATGTCACATCAACCAAACCACTTAAATTTGGTATCTGATTTATTTCCTTAGTCTTTCtgttttattattcaattgcTTGCTTCTGCAATAGTTGGTGTTCAATCTTGTAATTACTTAAATACACTCACTCTATATCCTGTCACACTTAGGTGGGGCGGTTTGGCATGGGGAATTTTGGGTCGTATTCTTTTTTATCAGATATAGGCCCAGACATACATGTTTTCGGTAGCGTTCGATTTCTCTGGAGAGAGCTGGTAAAGGGACATATTTTCTGTAGTTTCTCTACTTGGAAGCTATGTTCTTTTCTTAATGAAGGGCCGTGTCAACTCCTGCCCTTTCTTGGCGTTAGCCTACGACATGTTATGTTATTTGATTGTAGCTTTCCCAGTCGTTGTTCTGTCCTCATGTGTAGGTGTTGAATGGGTTTACATGGATTACTTGAAGGTGAAAAAGCAAGATATCCCTGTTAGGTGAAaaggattaaagaaaaaggccCACGGGGACGAGAGAAAAGCTTCCCCGAAGTGAATCTGTTTACTAATGGAGAATGCAAACAGGGAAAACTAACAGTCGTCCCTGCCATGGACGTTCATCTCATCTCTCAGCTTGGGCCATCTTCTAGGATCCCTATACGACGACATGAAGGGAGCAGGTCGGTTGTCGGGGACTGTGACGAGAAATGAACGTTCCTAGGGAAAGTACAGGGACACTGCTGAAACGTCCCACGACTGCGGCATTTGTCGCAACTCGCCGCTCCATTTTCACCAACATCAGGAATGGAGAAAGTTGCGATAACCTCGGAAAACGTCCTTGGAAGCACAGGGATGTTTTAAATATGTCTATGCCCCAATTTACAACTTGCCCTGTGGTGTACGTTGACGTCGTTCAAGGGAGAAAacttttccacttttatgaCTCGGTCGCTTGCTTAGTAAACAAATTGAACAAAGGATATGTTGGAACATTTCTTTACTCGCAATAGACGGAATGTATGAAAGGATCAGATTGAACTATTTTGACAAGTTTCAAGACATTTATTTTGctatttgaaagttttaattGAGCGATAAAATAGCAAAGTAATACAAGATATACAAACTAAAGTCTGGAGCAGCTCCTTAAAATTTTCGAGAGATCTAATAGACTCGCCTTATTTAACAGCTCAATTATGACCATTAGATGCAACTTCATTGATCCGTAAATTGGTAAGTCTCGTATCTAAGTCGACAATCCCCCAGCTGAAAAGTAGCCCCCATATTTGAAGGGCAATTGTTCCTGCTTAGACCAGCTGCAGCAATCAAGCAATTGGCACAATAGGATATCTCAATCTCTCCATTGCACGCCCCATGGCCATAAAAGGTTTCGAgggttagaccattgccatttTCTACCTGGAACGTGCAGTAGTGACTGTAACCCGAAATTGGAGtttgtgtaatcaagtcatGGAAAACTTGTTCCAAGGCATCGTGGTAGTATGACTCGTCAGGCCACCCACTGAAGTCTTGGGCGTTGCAACCAAAGTACACCACCGTCGTGTCCGGATCAGATTCGGCGACCTTGTCGGAAAGATAAAATAACACAAGCACCAGAGTCGCAATCCTCTTGAAAGAGCCCATTTTTtcgttcctcttcttctcagttCTCTATCTTTCTTTGTAGAGAAGTTGTGGAATGTGGAAGGCGCGGTCCAGTCCATGTTATATACAaaatgttgttgttgctgtcttTGTTCTTGTTTCTGTCCTTGGCCCGGTGTGGTAAAAGTTGCCATCAGCAATGACGGAGGAATCTGCTCAATCTAGTTTCTGTCGCACAATCCCAATTCCGGGGAATTTTTTCCTCTGCATATGTACATGTTCTTATcccgaccaaaagaaaaaagagtacaTGTTCTTATCCATTCGGTCTGCAGATGCTTCTTGTTTGTGTGAATAGTACTTTGTGGAGTTCCCTTTCCAAGTTCTTCCAACCAGGCAAGCAACAAAAGTTAAGATTCTTTTCCAATCGAAAACTAGGGAAATCCGCAAATGACCCTCTTTTGATGGTTGGTTCCGATTTGTAAAATGATCTCTCCCCCACAGCTTCCCCTTTTCAAAGTGCAAAATTGGCGACCTCTCCAAGAATCAGATCATATTAGCAACCGTCAAATGGGTGGATCAAGTCGGGTTGAAAATGGTTTAGCCTAAATTAACCCATTTGTACACTGTACAAATTTAGTGACTAATATCCGACCCGaaccatattattaaaatgctCTCATCTAACCTATGAAAATCTGTATCCATCTAATTAACTCATGCTAAAGATTGGCTTTCAACACTACCTATAATTTTCAATCTTTGTATTGATTCTCAATGAAAAATAGTAGAAAGTTATAACTTGGCAATGAATTAAGATGTTGAATAAGACAAATTATGCTGACCATAGATTGCAATGATAAGaactataattaaaatattatataaaaataatgttaGGCACCTAGGTTTTGTTCGCAACTCAGATGCCCATTCTTGTAAAAGCACAAACATGAAAAATAGCAAGCTAAtagcaaaaagagagaaaaataaataatatataaaatatgagtaaaaaatgaaattaataaagaaaaaaatagaaaacagagggcggggatttttttttttttggggggtttcaAATTCTGGTTTAGGTCCTATTGGCATGGCTCACAAGAGAAGCCTTAGGCTGCGTTTTgttttacattttaaaaaaaccTTTGAGTAAATGCAGAGAActttattctgaaattttttcatgataagCAAAGACTGTTCGgcaaattttaattgaaaagtgaattgaaatttggggaaaaaaccATTTGGTAGAAACACATTCGAAAAGTCCTTTGTTGTGACCAATttaagctttttaatttttaatttgtttaaaatttagaaaataataatgacTACAACTTTTGCGGTTTGAATGTTGAGAACAATGTAAAATAACTTAAGAAAAATTTGTAACCAGTATCTCAAGTCAACATATGTGGTCTCTTTTCATTTGGATACACAAACATACATGTAGAAGATCACTGGGGATACACTGATTGTGATATAAATATTCAAATCGGACAGCTGCAAAATGAGCTTGGCACTAGAACAATCCACATAAGAACAAGGGCTCGACTATACAAATTTCAAGCGCGATAGGCACGAGATTCTTGAACAGTCCATCTACATTCTCGACGGTAGCTATATAGTTTGATTGAGCAATCACAATGGTTCAAAATCGAAGATCATAACTGGGATGCTCGGCCTTCACTTTCAATGCAACCCTATCTCCTTCACGGGTCTTCCTTTCATGATATTTCTTCGACTTTTGAGCAAATTGCGTAGCACACAAGACGTGCCCATCTATATCCAAAGGAATATCACGTCAACCGGCAGTGCTGAGACAGCACTAACAAATTGGGACCAGTTTCCTGTGGAAAAGTTGGGAATATGCTAAGAGGCTCCGATCATTTTCAAGATAAGCCATGAAAATATGTGAACGTATAACCGCTGTGATTGAGAAGATTTTATATACGAAGAATCAGAGTTGAGAGAATCTTTATTGACCTTGGACAGATTCTGATAGTATAAAGATGTGCAGAAACTGTACacccaaaaaaatcaagaaatggtTCACAATCCAGGAGATGACATCAAGAGAAAGACACGGCCTGGTATGGGAATAGACGAATCATTGAAATCCAAACTCATCTGCCGCACCTGATGTCCCGGTAACGTGCCATAATTGTTCATTTCATTCTTCTTGAATTCTGGAAAtcgaaaaacaaaagaagaccCACGTTAAGTCTTGTAGACAGCATTAACTTGCTGCGAAGAGAGAGTTCGATTGTATAGGATTCCATCGCCAATCTCTAATAATTTTCCGCAATGGACTTACGCTGGTCGTCTGCTGTTTATCCTTCTCCAATTTACTTGTCTATATTCTTAAGACATAAGCCAAGTTGATCATGCAATAATTAGGAAGATGATCGCAACATTGAAAGTTCAAGTTCGAGTTGTCAAATTTCAAACCATTAGATCCAAGTGAATTATGCAATAATCAGATAGACAATCAATGGGAAGGTTCGAGTATGAGTTGTCAAATTTCAAACCATTAGAGAAACCAGCATGAAGAAATATGTTCACGACTTGTTTCTGTGAAGATAAGTTGTCCGCTCAGCTGTGAATATAAGTATCATCTAGAGGTTCTTGCCCTCCCCTTCATGCTCTCCAACATCCATCGAGTAAGCATTGAACATCAGTGTCTCACCGCAACAAATAACTTCATCGTTCGTCAATCCTGCATTCCAGCAACTGCTAACCGCGATCTTACAGCATCACCTGTCATATATCCAACCATCAACCACCTTGCTGGTGGAGGTGTGGAAAGAGAGGAAGGTGTTGTGGTAGACCTTGCACTTCAGTTGCTTTGTGAAGGTGATGTTCCATTTCTTTGGAGCTTCCATGGTCATTGCATTTGGGATGAAGACAATTTCTAGGGATTTCTTTGGAGCCCATGCGCGGTGACGTCGGGGTTGGGCGACCTCGGCAAGCGTCACGACTCTAGAGCTGCAGTGGCAGTGTGACCATTTACCAGGCGAGCAAAGTCACTAGCTAAGTTGCGCTCTTGAGGCGAACCAATAGAGACGAGGGAAGAGAGAGGTGACggaactgatttttttttttttaaatggggtAAA
The nucleotide sequence above comes from Eucalyptus grandis isolate ANBG69807.140 chromosome 2, ASM1654582v1, whole genome shotgun sequence. Encoded proteins:
- the LOC120290614 gene encoding antifungal protein ginkbilobin-like protein encodes the protein MGSFKRIATLVLVLFYLSDKVAESDPDTTVVYFGCNAQDFSGWPDESYYHDALEQVFHDLITQTPISGYSHYCTFQVENGNGLTLETFYGHGACNGEIEISYCANCLIAAAGLSRNNCPSNMGATFQLGDCRLRYETYQFTDQ